One Fulvitalea axinellae genomic window carries:
- a CDS encoding DUF6786 family protein gives MRKGILTLGIVALGLMGPLAAIAQNNYGKDLNFLKKHKDVIELKSDDGKSRVAIVADYQGRVMTSSAEGESGNSYGWLNYKLIESGEIQKHINALGGEDRFWLGPEGGQYAIFFKPGTRFVFEDWFTPASLDTEAFDVAFSKKDEAEFTRTIALQNYSGTDLKVDIRRNIKVYSKKEVEKNLRVKIGDKVSFVGYRSENTMKNVSGFDWKKDKGLLSIWILGMYNPSDRTNVVVPLKGKNPIVNSDYFGAVSPDRLTTKGKIAYFKGDGKSRGKIGVAPANTKPILGSYSADKGILTIVKFSFHNEKDYVNSQWKHQEHPYGGDVINSYNDGPVSEDGSQLGPFYELETSSSARELKNNESITHTHMTFHFEGDKTQLNKISKKLLGASLEEIENAL, from the coding sequence ATGAGAAAAGGCATTCTTACATTGGGCATAGTGGCTTTGGGCCTGATGGGTCCTTTGGCCGCTATTGCGCAAAACAATTATGGCAAAGACCTGAACTTCCTTAAAAAACATAAGGACGTAATCGAACTCAAGAGCGACGACGGCAAATCCAGAGTGGCCATCGTAGCCGACTATCAGGGGCGGGTAATGACCAGCTCGGCCGAGGGCGAATCCGGCAATAGTTACGGTTGGCTCAATTACAAACTTATCGAAAGCGGAGAGATCCAAAAACACATCAACGCACTGGGTGGCGAAGACCGTTTCTGGCTCGGGCCGGAAGGCGGGCAATACGCCATATTCTTCAAACCCGGAACACGCTTCGTTTTCGAGGATTGGTTCACCCCGGCTTCACTGGACACCGAAGCGTTCGACGTGGCCTTTTCCAAAAAAGACGAAGCCGAGTTCACCAGAACTATCGCTCTGCAAAACTATTCGGGTACGGACCTCAAAGTCGATATCCGCAGAAACATCAAAGTGTATTCGAAAAAGGAAGTCGAGAAAAACCTTCGGGTGAAAATCGGCGACAAAGTTTCTTTTGTCGGTTACCGTTCCGAAAACACGATGAAAAACGTCAGCGGTTTCGATTGGAAAAAAGACAAGGGCCTGCTTTCTATCTGGATTCTTGGAATGTACAATCCATCCGACCGCACCAATGTCGTGGTGCCGCTTAAGGGCAAAAATCCGATTGTAAACAGCGATTATTTCGGTGCCGTAAGTCCCGACAGACTTACGACAAAAGGCAAAATCGCCTACTTCAAAGGCGACGGTAAATCACGCGGAAAAATAGGCGTAGCGCCAGCCAACACCAAACCGATACTCGGAAGTTACTCGGCGGACAAAGGCATCCTGACTATTGTCAAGTTCTCGTTTCACAACGAAAAAGACTATGTCAACTCGCAATGGAAACACCAAGAACACCCATACGGCGGCGACGTAATCAATTCTTACAACGACGGGCCGGTAAGCGAGGACGGAAGCCAACTCGGACCTTTCTATGAACTCGAAACCTCGTCGTCGGCGCGTGAGTTGAAAAACAACGAGTCGATTACGCACACGCATATGACTTTCCATTTCGAAGGAGACAAAACGCAACTCAATAAAATCAGCAAGAAACTTCTTGGCGCTAGCCTCGAAGAAATCGAAAACGCGCTGTAA
- the deoD gene encoding purine-nucleoside phosphorylase encodes MSVHIGAKPGDVAETVLLPGDPLRAKFIADNFLEDVTQYNEVRGMLGFTGTYKGKRVSVQGSGMGVPSIGIYANELITEFGAKQLIRIGSCGSFQENVKVRDLVLAQTTSTDSSLNKRRFHGMDFAPAGDFGLLLSAYNKAKELGIDPHVGNVLTSDEFYHDDPDAWKLWAKFNVLAVEMETTALYTLAAKYGIKALTILTVSDSLVTGEALDAESRQTTFTNMMEVALSLA; translated from the coding sequence ATGAGTGTTCATATTGGAGCAAAACCAGGCGATGTAGCCGAAACCGTACTGTTGCCGGGCGATCCGCTAAGAGCTAAATTTATCGCTGATAATTTTCTGGAAGATGTTACCCAGTACAACGAGGTCCGCGGAATGTTAGGCTTTACCGGAACCTACAAAGGAAAAAGAGTTTCCGTACAGGGAAGCGGTATGGGCGTTCCTTCGATCGGGATCTACGCTAACGAGCTGATCACCGAATTCGGAGCCAAGCAACTGATCCGTATCGGTAGCTGTGGTTCTTTTCAGGAGAACGTAAAGGTGCGTGACCTAGTATTGGCGCAAACTACCTCAACCGACTCGTCGCTGAACAAAAGGCGTTTCCATGGTATGGACTTCGCTCCGGCTGGTGATTTCGGACTTCTTCTTTCCGCTTATAACAAGGCTAAAGAATTGGGAATCGACCCGCACGTAGGCAACGTCCTTACTTCGGATGAATTCTACCATGATGATCCGGACGCTTGGAAACTTTGGGCCAAGTTTAATGTATTGGCCGTGGAAATGGAGACTACGGCGCTCTACACCTTGGCTGCCAAATATGGAATCAAAGCTTTGACGATCCTTACCGTGAGCGATAGCTTGGTAACCGGCGAGGCTCTTGACGCTGAATCACGCCAGACCACATTCACAAATATGATGGAAGTGGCCCTTTCGTTGGCTTGA
- a CDS encoding SanA/YdcF family protein, which produces MIKKIIPLFLLIITIPIVLVFIANYSIELNAKNKTFSELSRIKKNKVGLVLGTSKTLRNGNVNLYFKYRIDATIELYKKGKIDFVLVSGDNGSKDYDEPTDFKNELIRKGIPENRIYLDYAGFRTLDSVVRAKEIFGQASITVVSQKFHNERAIFLAEKNGISAVGYNARDLSGKNGLKTRIREYFARTKAFLDILFGVDPKFLGKKIEIK; this is translated from the coding sequence ATGATAAAGAAAATAATCCCATTATTTTTACTAATTATCACTATTCCAATCGTATTGGTTTTTATCGCAAACTATTCGATTGAATTAAACGCCAAAAACAAAACCTTTTCGGAGTTATCCAGAATCAAAAAAAACAAAGTCGGACTAGTGCTTGGAACCTCGAAAACGTTGAGAAATGGAAACGTCAATTTATACTTTAAATACCGGATAGACGCTACGATTGAGCTATATAAGAAAGGAAAGATTGATTTCGTCTTAGTAAGCGGGGATAATGGAAGCAAAGACTATGATGAGCCTACCGATTTTAAGAACGAATTAATTAGAAAAGGTATTCCAGAAAACAGGATTTATCTCGATTACGCTGGATTCCGGACTTTAGACTCTGTGGTAAGGGCAAAAGAGATTTTTGGACAGGCGAGTATAACAGTCGTTTCCCAAAAGTTTCATAATGAACGCGCTATATTCCTTGCCGAAAAAAACGGAATATCCGCTGTTGGGTATAATGCCAGAGATTTATCTGGAAAAAACGGTCTAAAAACTCGTATCAGGGAATATTTTGCTCGGACAAAGGCATTTTTAGATATACTTTTTGGTGTGGATCCTAAATTTTTAGGAAAGAAAATAGAAATAAAATAA
- a CDS encoding beta-N-acetylhexosaminidase: MKKLFLAMIALASVIFSAQAQKAETLNLMPVPKKMVPATGRFDIAPDFTVAFTGNPDQRIYPNATRFLRRLDGRSGMFFRQGFLDAGDNSPEAELIINVNRPGKVVLGENESYTLDIASGKIRLDAETDLGAMHGLETLLQLLETDDKGYFFPAMRIEDEPRFPWRGLMIDVARHYQPLDVIKRNLDGMAAVKMNVMHWHLTDDQGFRVETKSHPKLHLQASDGMFYTQKEIKEVIEYADERGIRVVPEFDVPGHATAWLITYPEIGSNDTTYTIQRYAGIFDPTLDPTNERTYEILEEVFSEIAPLFPDAYFHIGGDENEGKHWDANEKIQAFMKSNNLKDNHALQTHFNKRLLTILEKLDKKMMGWDEILQPALPKTAVIQSWRGLESLHNAAKGGYMTLLSNGFYIDVLKPASHHYATEPLPEGHGLTPEQTKNIVGGEATMWSELVTPTTIDSRIWPRTIAIAERLWSPAKYKDARDMYRRLEQVSFRLEELGLTHIRNRQVILRNIANNQDISALEVLANVSEPLKGYTRNKGGTEYESYSPFTLFADACTVDAPDALAFKMLTEDYIQSPNKETKKQLLAYLSKWENNHENFVALTAKAPYLKKLVPHSENLRSLAQLGTEALTIKARPKKAWKKEAEKTLEKGKKPGEDTELIIQQSIEKLVQRTSKLPKRLKGSSL; the protein is encoded by the coding sequence ATGAAAAAATTGTTTTTGGCCATGATCGCACTAGCGTCAGTCATTTTTTCCGCGCAAGCGCAAAAAGCCGAAACGCTCAATCTGATGCCCGTCCCCAAGAAAATGGTGCCGGCCACGGGGCGCTTCGATATCGCTCCGGATTTTACCGTAGCCTTTACCGGCAACCCCGACCAGCGTATTTACCCTAACGCCACACGCTTCTTGCGCAGGCTCGACGGTCGTTCGGGAATGTTCTTCCGCCAAGGCTTCCTCGATGCTGGCGACAATAGCCCAGAGGCCGAGCTTATCATCAACGTAAACAGACCGGGCAAAGTGGTTTTGGGCGAAAACGAAAGCTATACGCTAGATATCGCCTCCGGCAAAATTCGTCTGGATGCCGAAACCGATCTCGGCGCCATGCACGGTTTGGAAACCTTGCTCCAGCTCTTGGAAACCGACGACAAAGGCTACTTTTTCCCGGCTATGCGCATCGAGGACGAGCCTCGCTTCCCTTGGCGCGGCCTGATGATCGATGTCGCCCGTCACTACCAGCCACTTGACGTAATCAAAAGAAACCTCGACGGTATGGCTGCTGTAAAGATGAACGTGATGCACTGGCACCTCACCGACGACCAAGGATTCCGGGTAGAGACAAAAAGCCATCCGAAACTGCACTTGCAAGCTTCTGACGGAATGTTCTACACCCAGAAAGAAATTAAGGAAGTGATTGAATACGCCGACGAGCGCGGTATTCGTGTCGTTCCCGAATTTGACGTGCCCGGCCACGCTACCGCTTGGTTGATCACTTACCCGGAAATCGGCAGTAATGACACAACCTACACGATCCAGCGCTACGCCGGCATCTTCGACCCGACACTTGACCCTACCAACGAGCGCACTTACGAGATCTTGGAAGAGGTATTTAGCGAAATCGCTCCGCTGTTCCCTGACGCCTATTTCCACATTGGCGGCGACGAGAACGAAGGCAAGCACTGGGACGCCAACGAGAAGATTCAGGCCTTTATGAAATCGAACAATCTCAAAGACAACCACGCTTTGCAGACGCATTTCAACAAAAGGCTGTTGACAATCCTCGAAAAACTCGACAAGAAGATGATGGGCTGGGACGAAATCCTTCAGCCTGCCTTGCCCAAAACCGCCGTTATCCAGTCTTGGAGAGGACTTGAGTCATTGCACAACGCGGCCAAAGGCGGTTATATGACCTTGCTTTCAAACGGTTTTTATATCGATGTTCTGAAACCGGCCAGCCACCACTACGCTACCGAGCCATTGCCGGAAGGACACGGACTTACGCCGGAGCAAACCAAAAACATTGTGGGTGGAGAAGCCACAATGTGGTCCGAACTCGTAACTCCAACGACAATCGATTCGAGAATCTGGCCTCGTACTATAGCCATTGCCGAACGCCTTTGGTCACCGGCCAAGTATAAGGACGCCCGCGATATGTATCGTCGTTTGGAACAAGTAAGCTTCAGACTGGAGGAACTCGGCCTTACGCATATCCGCAACCGCCAAGTGATCTTAAGGAATATCGCCAACAATCAGGATATTTCCGCACTTGAGGTATTGGCTAACGTGTCAGAGCCTTTGAAAGGCTATACAAGAAATAAGGGCGGTACGGAGTACGAAAGTTACTCTCCTTTCACCCTCTTCGCCGACGCCTGTACGGTGGACGCTCCGGATGCGCTGGCCTTCAAGATGTTGACAGAAGACTATATCCAGAGTCCGAATAAAGAGACTAAAAAGCAATTGTTGGCATACCTGAGCAAATGGGAGAATAACCATGAGAATTTTGTAGCCTTGACCGCTAAGGCTCCTTATCTCAAGAAATTGGTGCCCCATTCGGAAAATCTCCGCTCTTTAGCCCAATTGGGCACAGAGGCGCTAACAATCAAAGCCAGACCGAAAAAAGCTTGGAAGAAAGAAGCCGAAAAAACTTTGGAAAAAGGCAAAAAACCGGGCGAAGACACTGAGCTGATTATCCAGCAAAGTATCGAAAAATTGGTTCAGCGCACTTCCAAGTTGCCTAAAAGACTTAAAGGATCTTCGCTGTAA
- a CDS encoding phosphopentomutase: protein MSKNKINRVALVVLDSVGIGYADDADEYGDLGANTLGHIGDAVGLNLPNMARLGLGNLAPIGGVPRNLNPEGAFGIAKEVSKGKDTTTGHWEIAGEILEEAFPTYLDGFPEEIINEFSKRTGRGVIGNKVASGTAIIDELGDEHVATGNLIVYTSADSVFQIAAHEEIVPLDELYRYCEIAREMLQVGRVIARPFIGADGAYSRTANRHDYALEPGDNMLSRLKAAGQDVCAVGKISDIFAGKGITQSIRTKNNMEGVDATLKFLGEGNKGLIFTNLVDFDMHFGHRRDVWGYKRCLEEFDVRLPEILDALRDDDLLIITADHGNDPIFKGTDHTREHIPILLAGKHVDPVRIGFRQSFKDIADTIEELLMGVESEGSFAKTAIR, encoded by the coding sequence CGCCGACGAATACGGTGACTTGGGAGCCAATACCCTCGGCCATATCGGCGACGCCGTAGGGCTGAACCTGCCCAACATGGCCCGTTTGGGCTTGGGTAATTTGGCGCCTATTGGAGGAGTGCCCAGAAACCTTAATCCGGAAGGCGCTTTCGGTATAGCCAAAGAAGTATCGAAAGGAAAGGATACAACCACAGGCCACTGGGAAATAGCGGGAGAAATTCTTGAGGAAGCTTTTCCTACGTATCTGGACGGTTTTCCTGAGGAAATTATCAACGAGTTTTCGAAGCGTACCGGTAGGGGAGTTATCGGAAATAAAGTAGCCTCGGGTACTGCCATTATCGACGAGTTGGGAGACGAGCATGTAGCTACCGGCAACCTGATCGTATATACCTCGGCGGACTCCGTTTTCCAAATTGCGGCGCATGAGGAAATCGTACCGTTGGACGAGCTGTACCGTTATTGCGAGATAGCGAGAGAGATGTTGCAAGTGGGCAGAGTAATCGCCAGACCGTTTATCGGTGCTGACGGAGCATATTCCCGTACCGCAAACCGCCACGATTACGCTTTGGAGCCGGGCGATAATATGCTGAGTCGCCTCAAAGCCGCCGGGCAAGACGTTTGCGCTGTCGGCAAAATCTCGGATATCTTTGCCGGAAAGGGCATTACCCAGAGCATTCGCACAAAGAACAACATGGAGGGCGTGGATGCCACCTTGAAGTTCCTGGGCGAGGGCAACAAGGGTTTGATCTTTACGAATCTCGTCGACTTTGATATGCATTTCGGTCACCGTCGTGATGTGTGGGGATATAAGCGTTGTTTGGAAGAATTCGACGTGCGTTTACCCGAGATCCTCGATGCCTTGCGTGACGACGATTTGCTGATTATCACTGCGGACCATGGTAACGATCCGATTTTCAAAGGAACAGACCATACCCGCGAACACATTCCGATTCTTTTGGCAGGAAAACATGTAGACCCTGTTAGGATCGGATTTCGTCAGAGCTTCAAGGATATTGCCGATACCATTGAAGAACTTCTGATGGGAGTGGAGTCGGAGGGAAGCTTCGCAAAAACTGCTATCCGTTAA
- a CDS encoding beta-L-arabinofuranosidase domain-containing protein, with translation MTPPILHRLFLLLLPVVFLASCQQSNAPVRNEVTVVNIPDTSSLNSHYYGNRAPLKANPLIKLPVGSIRPAGWLKAMLERQRDGLTGNLNTISAWLQKEDNAWLSKDGIGRWGWEELPYWLRGYGNIGYTLNDKKIIEETRVWIEGALASQRKNGDFGPEFRFGDDKTRDYWANMVMLYCLQSYYEYSQDDRVIELMTNYFKHQLTVPDHEFLTHYWQHMRGGDNMNSVLWLYNRTGDKFLLELAHKIHRNTADWSKANKLPNWHNVNIAQGFREPATYYSLSHNKKHLEATYANFKHVRQRHGQVPGGMYGADEIAREGYDDPRQATETCGIVEQMFSDELLLGLTGDVFWADHCENVALNSFVAALMPDMRSLRYFTAPNLVRSDKENHAPGLSKRGTFLLMNPFSSRCCQHNHSSGWPYYTERLWMATPDNGLAATLYSASEVTATVGEGTQVTLTEETNYPYEEQVQVRVNTPEEVCFPLYLRIPGWCGQATAKINGETVIANPAPGNYIRIYRSWKNDDTVTLSLPMEVKVKTWTANHNSASVNYGPLTYSLDIKERFVRLQSTQTAVKDSRWQEGVDAKRWPSWEIHPESAWNYGLSLDPESPEESFLVEKKPWPEDNFPFTHESNPIVIKTKGKRIPEWKIDQYGLVGQLMDSPVSPDTETEEISLIPMGTARLRISAFPVVDAETPTEQKTTKKKNLAEL, from the coding sequence ATGACTCCCCCTATCCTACACCGTTTATTTCTACTGCTTTTACCAGTCGTTTTCTTGGCTTCTTGCCAACAAAGTAACGCTCCTGTGCGAAATGAAGTAACAGTCGTAAACATACCCGACACTTCTTCGCTCAACTCTCATTATTACGGAAACAGGGCTCCGCTAAAAGCCAATCCGCTTATAAAACTCCCTGTCGGAAGCATCCGCCCCGCCGGCTGGCTCAAAGCCATGCTCGAACGCCAGCGAGACGGCCTGACGGGCAACCTGAACACCATCAGCGCTTGGCTTCAGAAAGAAGATAACGCTTGGCTTTCCAAAGACGGAATCGGCCGTTGGGGCTGGGAAGAACTCCCCTATTGGCTAAGGGGATACGGAAATATCGGCTATACGCTCAACGACAAAAAGATTATTGAGGAAACCCGAGTTTGGATCGAAGGGGCATTGGCCAGCCAAAGAAAAAACGGTGACTTTGGCCCGGAATTCCGCTTTGGTGACGACAAAACCCGGGATTATTGGGCAAATATGGTAATGCTCTATTGCCTTCAGTCTTATTATGAATATTCACAAGACGATAGGGTAATCGAGCTGATGACCAATTACTTCAAGCACCAGCTTACAGTTCCCGACCACGAGTTCCTGACCCACTATTGGCAACATATGCGGGGAGGCGACAATATGAACAGCGTCCTCTGGCTGTATAACCGCACGGGGGATAAATTCCTCTTGGAACTGGCGCACAAAATCCACCGCAACACCGCCGATTGGTCAAAGGCCAATAAACTTCCCAACTGGCACAACGTAAACATAGCGCAAGGATTCCGCGAGCCGGCCACGTACTACAGCCTTTCCCACAACAAAAAACACCTCGAAGCCACCTACGCCAATTTCAAACACGTAAGGCAACGCCACGGACAAGTGCCCGGCGGAATGTACGGCGCCGACGAAATAGCCCGCGAAGGCTACGACGACCCTCGCCAAGCCACCGAGACCTGCGGAATAGTGGAGCAAATGTTCTCCGACGAACTCCTACTAGGCCTAACAGGCGACGTATTCTGGGCCGACCACTGCGAAAACGTCGCGCTAAACAGCTTCGTGGCCGCGCTTATGCCCGATATGCGATCCCTCCGCTACTTCACGGCTCCAAACCTAGTGCGCAGCGACAAGGAAAACCACGCCCCCGGACTTAGCAAACGCGGCACTTTCCTGCTGATGAACCCGTTCAGCTCGCGCTGTTGCCAACACAACCATTCCAGCGGATGGCCCTACTACACCGAACGCCTCTGGATGGCCACGCCCGACAACGGCCTGGCCGCCACGCTCTACAGCGCCAGCGAAGTAACCGCCACCGTAGGTGAAGGCACGCAGGTGACGCTGACAGAAGAAACCAACTATCCCTACGAAGAACAGGTCCAAGTCCGGGTAAATACACCTGAGGAAGTCTGCTTTCCGCTCTACCTCCGCATACCCGGCTGGTGCGGTCAGGCGACCGCCAAAATCAACGGCGAAACCGTAATAGCCAATCCCGCTCCCGGAAATTATATACGGATATACAGAAGCTGGAAAAACGACGACACCGTAACGCTGAGCCTCCCGATGGAAGTGAAAGTGAAGACTTGGACGGCCAACCACAACAGCGCCAGCGTAAACTACGGGCCACTGACTTACTCACTCGATATCAAAGAAAGATTCGTAAGGCTACAGAGCACCCAAACGGCTGTGAAAGATTCCAGGTGGCAAGAAGGTGTGGATGCGAAACGCTGGCCTTCTTGGGAAATCCACCCCGAATCGGCTTGGAATTACGGCCTCTCCCTAGATCCGGAATCGCCCGAAGAGAGTTTTTTGGTGGAAAAAAAGCCTTGGCCCGAAGACAATTTCCCCTTCACTCACGAAAGCAATCCGATCGTGATCAAGACCAAGGGAAAGCGGATTCCCGAATGGAAAATAGACCAATACGGCTTGGTAGGCCAGCTGATGGACAGCCCCGTCAGCCCCGATACCGAAACCGAAGAAATATCCCTGATTCCGATGGGAACCGCCCGTTTGCGCATCAGCGCCTTTCCGGTGGTAGATGCCGAAACACCTACGGAGCAGAAGACTACAAAAAAGAAAAATCTAGCGGAACTATAA
- a CDS encoding flotillin family protein has protein sequence MGSSLLAVIVGGVVFLMIILISLFKRYKRCPSDKILVVYGKVGGGTARCIHGGAAFVWPIIQDFAFLDLKPVSIEVNLTNALSKQNIRVDVPSRFTVGVSTEPVIMTNAAERLLGLSMEQTHDLAKDIIFGQLRLVVATMDIEEINSNRDKFLSNVATNVEAELKKIGLRLINVNVTDIKDESGYIEALGKEAAAKAVNDARRRVAEQTRDGSIGEAIAVKEQRVRVSETEAEAKVGEAEAMRTQRIKMSEAEAKAKIGEAEADSQAKIGEAEALRSQRIQVSEADARAVEGENQAKIDIADSESVRRERAAEALRKAVAAEKVGEAKSLEEAYHAQKESEEARAKRDKARQMADVVVPAQISKDKTEIDAEAEAEKIRRHAKGEADAIFFKRQAEAKGLYEILSKQAEGLDQIVKAAGDDPRDAAMLLIADKLPELVKLQTEAIKNIKIDKVTVWDGGNGNGTPEFISGLYKSVPPLQDMFNMAGMQLPDFLKGKDLKKPVEVQETEALNGVDVIDEPKNGSSEN, from the coding sequence ATGGGATCAAGTTTATTGGCCGTTATCGTCGGCGGGGTCGTCTTTCTGATGATCATCCTTATTTCCTTGTTCAAGCGTTACAAACGCTGTCCATCAGACAAAATTCTGGTGGTTTACGGTAAAGTGGGGGGCGGAACGGCCCGTTGTATCCATGGCGGAGCGGCCTTTGTATGGCCGATTATCCAAGACTTCGCTTTCTTGGACCTCAAGCCCGTCTCTATCGAAGTGAACCTTACCAACGCCCTGAGTAAGCAGAACATTAGGGTGGACGTTCCGTCGAGGTTTACGGTGGGCGTATCCACCGAGCCGGTGATTATGACCAACGCCGCCGAGCGTCTTTTGGGCCTGTCTATGGAGCAAACCCATGATTTGGCCAAAGACATTATTTTCGGTCAGTTACGTTTGGTGGTGGCCACTATGGATATTGAGGAGATCAATAGCAACCGCGACAAGTTTCTCTCAAACGTGGCCACGAACGTGGAAGCCGAGCTCAAGAAAATCGGTTTGCGACTGATCAACGTGAACGTGACCGATATCAAGGACGAGTCCGGCTATATCGAGGCCTTGGGCAAAGAGGCGGCCGCCAAAGCCGTAAACGACGCCCGTAGAAGAGTGGCCGAACAAACCCGTGACGGATCCATCGGCGAGGCCATTGCCGTAAAAGAACAGCGAGTCCGCGTATCGGAAACCGAGGCCGAAGCCAAAGTGGGCGAGGCCGAGGCTATGCGTACCCAGCGTATCAAGATGTCTGAGGCGGAAGCCAAAGCCAAAATCGGTGAAGCCGAAGCGGATTCCCAAGCCAAAATCGGTGAGGCCGAGGCTTTGAGGTCACAGCGTATCCAAGTATCGGAAGCCGATGCCCGTGCTGTGGAAGGCGAGAACCAAGCGAAGATCGATATTGCCGATTCGGAGTCGGTGCGTCGTGAGAGAGCTGCCGAGGCCTTGAGAAAAGCCGTCGCCGCCGAGAAAGTTGGCGAAGCCAAATCTTTGGAAGAAGCGTACCACGCCCAAAAGGAATCGGAAGAGGCGAGAGCCAAGCGCGACAAGGCCCGCCAAATGGCCGACGTGGTGGTGCCGGCCCAGATATCCAAAGACAAGACGGAGATAGACGCCGAAGCGGAAGCCGAGAAGATCAGAAGGCACGCCAAAGGCGAAGCCGACGCCATATTTTTCAAGCGTCAGGCCGAGGCCAAAGGTCTTTACGAAATCCTCTCGAAGCAGGCCGAAGGTTTGGACCAGATCGTCAAGGCCGCAGGCGACGATCCGCGTGACGCCGCCATGCTCCTTATCGCCGACAAGCTTCCTGAGTTGGTGAAACTCCAGACCGAAGCCATCAAGAATATCAAGATCGACAAAGTGACCGTCTGGGACGGAGGCAACGGCAACGGAACGCCGGAGTTTATTTCGGGCTTGTATAAGTCAGTGCCGCCATTGCAGGATATGTTCAATATGGCCGGAATGCAGTTGCCTGATTTCCTGAAAGGCAAAGACCTGAAGAAACCTGTGGAAGTTCAAGAAACGGAAGCCCTAAACGGTGTTGACGTTATAGATGAACCTAAAAACGGATCGTCGGAGAATTAA
- a CDS encoding glycoside hydrolase family 43 protein, which produces MTTACQPAKENIEKKKGEVYMFSYFKNNGADGLHMAYSRDGLKWKAINDDKSLLQPTAGGDKLMRDPCIIKGPDGLFHMVWTVSWGEQSIGYASSPDLIHWSNQKTVPVMTHESEALNCWAPEVYYDKASKQYMIYWSTTIPGRFTESEGTGDNKYNHRMYYVTTKDFKTFSETALLYDHGFNVIDGTIQKVNGKYVMFLKDETKKPKAQKNIRVATADKVTGPYTKASEPITGNYWAEGPTATKLQDNRWVVYFDKYTQHAMGAVASKDLKTWTDISSDIVMPKGLRHGTVFKVDEEVLDKVLERTSK; this is translated from the coding sequence ATGACTACGGCCTGCCAGCCGGCGAAAGAAAACATCGAGAAGAAAAAAGGGGAAGTCTATATGTTCTCCTACTTCAAAAACAACGGGGCCGACGGCCTGCATATGGCCTACAGCCGTGACGGACTGAAGTGGAAAGCCATCAACGATGACAAATCCCTTCTGCAACCCACAGCCGGCGGCGACAAGCTGATGCGCGACCCGTGTATCATCAAAGGCCCTGACGGCCTGTTCCATATGGTTTGGACCGTCAGCTGGGGCGAGCAAAGTATAGGATACGCCAGCTCTCCGGACCTGATCCATTGGTCAAACCAAAAGACAGTCCCCGTGATGACCCACGAATCGGAAGCCCTGAACTGCTGGGCGCCCGAGGTGTACTATGACAAGGCGTCTAAGCAGTACATGATCTACTGGTCCACCACCATTCCAGGGCGCTTTACCGAATCCGAAGGAACCGGCGACAACAAGTACAACCACCGCATGTACTACGTAACGACCAAGGATTTCAAAACCTTCAGCGAAACCGCGTTGCTGTATGACCACGGCTTCAACGTAATCGACGGAACTATCCAGAAAGTTAACGGCAAGTACGTGATGTTCCTGAAAGACGAAACCAAAAAGCCGAAAGCGCAGAAAAATATCCGTGTAGCCACCGCCGACAAAGTTACCGGCCCATACACCAAGGCCTCGGAACCGATTACCGGAAACTACTGGGCGGAAGGGCCAACGGCCACCAAACTGCAAGACAACCGCTGGGTAGTCTATTTCGACAAGTATACGCAACACGCCATGGGAGCTGTAGCGTCCAAAGACTTAAAGACTTGGACGGACATTTCTTCGGATATCGTGATGCCGAAAGGCCTGCGCCACGGCACCGTGTTCAAAGTGGACGAAGAGGTACTTGACAAGGTTCTGGAAAGAACATCCAAATAA